In Magnolia sinica isolate HGM2019 chromosome 16, MsV1, whole genome shotgun sequence, the genomic window ATTAGATCAATGAGTTGATCACAGAAACAAGTGCCGGAATGTGCAATGTTTTTACAAGTCAAAGAAGTGtacatttttttatattaataggACCCTAATGTAGggccaaaaatgaattttttcaaTAATAGTCCATTTCCATTTATTTGGCATTATCAAGATAGTAACAACATTATAGGGAGTTtgtttttcttaatttcttgactatatatatatatatatatatatgtaacaaaAGCAACGTTTGTCTAATTTTACCTTGGCAATTAATCATGGGAGGGGCATCAACTTTTTGAAAAGTGGGATATGTGCAGCCATCAAACTATGGTCTTTTTGTTATTTCAATTCTTTTATATCACCCCACTCTTAGTGTTTCTTTCTCTTTGCATCTAGCCCACACTCACGATAATATTAAGGTGTCACGTATGGGGCTCAGCCGTAATGAATGTGTTACATGCACTCTACAATGTCAGGAGGTTAGCACAAACCAAGGTAAATTTAAAACTTTAATAGTAATAACATCGGAAAAGCAGTGAAATggttgcccaccattgaaaatattttggtacccttctctctctctctcttcgacaTTTAGCTAACAACTGCATTTagccatgctctctctctctctctctctctcctactttCTACACATATattgcatgttctattttgaaataatatATTGGAAAGAATACAAATATATTTGTGCATGTAGATGAGGGCTGACCACCCTTTACAACGATCTTATCAAAATCACATATCAGTAGCATTGCTCCTCAAGATGACATGTAATATTACCAATCATcttatcttttaaattttaaaacgGAGACTGGATgacataaaataatatatttccaATAGAattgaatttctatgcatccaggtAAGTACACACTTCTCTTTTATAGctaatttatatattataaagACACGGATAGGAACGCCTATGGTTACAACTACCAGGGTGCGGATTAGGCGTGCCCTGGCCTCACAGGAGACGTGGCCCttagtgtgggtcccacattaatgtatgtattttgcatccacatcatccatccatttttccatatcattttaggacagcccaaaaatgaagcaaatccaaatcttgagTGGAACATAttttaggaaacaatggtgattgaacaccccacCATTAGAATCTTCCTAAGCTAACTgtaatgtttccataatgtttatttgccatccaacctcttggtAAGGtgacacaaacatggatgaaggaaaaaagaagcaaatattagattgatccaaaacttttatagcccacaaaaagtttttaatatatggtcaatcaccattgtttcccatggcatgttctacctgagatttggatctatttcattttttttttttttctgaaatatgccttaaaatgatttagagaaccagatggacggcatagatatagaatatatacatcaagatcggccccacggtgagggtcacatcgtcttgggtgaggccaggctaCACCTAATCTCCTCCCAATTATCAACCATTTACAGTAATTCTTTGAATGAAATATTTTTCTTTGAATTCAATATCTCGTATCATTATCACATACCCCTAGTTAGTATATAAGGGGCCGACTTTTCTAAGAAATAAGGAACGTCTATTTTGTACATCAAATCtgcacatgtaaggcccatgtttgttttatctacaccgttgatTTAATGGCACTCATCTTGGATGGACCCTGCTTAAAAACTCCCAAATGGTAAGATTATATTTTTGGTCTTTTCACCGTTGAATATGGATTGTTGGTGCATTTCTTCTTAACTACTTATTTGTGTGCTAACACTGGaaggggcatggtccatctacaATGGAGGCAATTATACTTGTTGTTGCTCGAATTTGAATGGACAAGGACAATCCCTGTGGAGGTATGAGTACTTACAACACTAACATGGAAAGGACAACAAGGGTGCCTGTTATGGCAGGAGACCCTCCAATGCTTAAGTCAAGTGGATTGAATAATAGAAATGGGATGTGTTGAAATTTTTATGCTTACTTCCTTTCAATGACCGTGGGTATAATTATAGGGTGTTTAGGCAGCTGCGTATCTAGCGTACTTTGGTAGGATACGCTGGACTTGTATATCATAGATATGCCTAAGGATCCTTATTTGACTAGGGATCTTGTTTTCAAAAGTATTGTTGAGCTCACCTTAGTCAGCATGATCTTTGTCTAAAATCTTGTCGACTGATTCCTTTATTGGCATGAGGTGAGATTCTCTTCAGATATCTTGTATCCTAAGTTATGGTTAATTGATCAGCTCGGTACATGTGTTATGTTGCTGAGCTTTGCTCCTAAGTAGCTCATCTCGGTGTCAATTCTTCAAGGTCAACTCAGTGTTGATGCCTTGTCAACTTAAAGAATTCTTCGTATAATTCTAAGTCATTCTGGGATATTCTTTATATTGGTCGCATGTCTTGTATAGCTGGCCAGTTCAGTATTTCTCATAACAATATTGTTAGCACATATGCCTACTTATCATATCCGTACAATAAAATCGTAGCCATTGCTTAAAGTTTCAGTAGTAACATACAAAGGATGAGAATTTTAGTATATGGCCAATCCAAGAAGTGGTGATTTGGTTAGATGGGGTCAGGATCGATGAGCTTGTGCCCtaattggacggttgagatggctTATGCACCCATAATTTTTATAACAATATTGAAATCTAATTTCGTATGttcaaaataatataaattataaccaTTTAAAAACCCTTAAGGTAGTGTTTCCGGATCAAGTCCCGGTGTGTTGCTTTGTACCAGTTCTGGTGTGCTTCAACAAAAAAGAGAAGCAACGCACCAGTTTTGTCTGCttcaactaaaaaagaaaaataaaaaaaaaaggctagTGGCCCGCTTAGAGTAAAATGACTATTTTGACCCTTTAGTTTTCTCAATGCTGGTGAGTATCTTGCCCATCTAGACTGACAGGAGCCCAAAAATCTCAGTGAATGGATGAGCCTGAGCACACAATCTGtggtcattttttattttttaaaaaatcaacggTTCATATAATTTTCCTATGGATTTGGATCACACACGGATCTCGTCTTTGGAAGGTGGCCATATTAGAGGCGTGAAATAtgttgaatggtctggattgatgcACATGCAGGAATCGTGCGGTGCACATGGGTTTATTATATACTTTTACATCTTGCTATTAGTCATCCTAAAGGGTGAATAAATATAAAATCCGAACCGTTGGATCAATAGGCTGCCCCTCTATTGAATTACAGCTCAAAAATTACACCGATCAGATATTCCAAACAGTTCAATCAATTGCCTAACATTCGACACTCACCAAGAGCCCACAAAAAAACCTATTGATGTGAACATAGAAACATCTAATTAGTTCTGATTTTGGATGAGCTCTAATCCAATAGGCGATATTTgtgttggacggtccagatggacgaAAAGGCAATGTTTGTGAAACTTACCACATTAATGCAAAAAATACCTATTTAGGCATGGGCAAATCTGTCATTTCATGGCGATCCAATGGGACATTCTTGAATTACAATAAGATTGCAAGTGAAACGATGAAAAAATACAGTATTATTTTTAATCTTGGAtagataaaaaataattaaataattaattaaaacaATAAAAATGTATTAATATAATAAAAGAGAGGAGAAGGTTGGAGGGGAGTGAGGGGGGCAACACTATAGAAAGGGATGTAGCTACATTGAAGACCACGCCCCTTAgtcaaattcctttttttttttactaatcaCATTCCAAAACAATTCATAAATCCATGCTTACATCCACACGTGTATGTGCGTGTACACGTGTATCTATAACAAACATGCAATGGTGTCAATGGGCTAGGAGAGCCCATTGGTCTCTCATGGGCCTGTGGTCGTGCCGGGCTCCTGCGCTGTgaacctaggtggggtccaccgtgatgtttgtgagaaatccacaccgtccatccattttttgaactcattttaggtcatttgGAAGAAAATGAGCTATATTTAATACTCAAGTCGGCCTCAAACGTGAGAATTGAATGTACAGAGTTGAAAAATTCGTGGGCCTACAGAAGTTTTAaaacaggctaatatttgtgttttcagttcatcccagtaggaatgacgttattaactgcatggatggcatgtaaacatcactttctaccccagagaggtttcaacggcaggaatttctctacccaccttttcctttagttcggcccacttgagtcttggatcctgctcaattttggtctcaaatcctaaaatgagctcataaaacggatggacggagtagatttctcaaaaacatcaattcgggccccacctaggtttccagggCAGGAACTTCATAGGAAAGGCCTTTGAATACCCCAGATCTTACTTGATAGAGGGTGAGCTGACCAATCTTGGGATAGGCTTGGGCCTTTTTGTCTTGGCAGGCCAAGGGCCCAGGAAAAGGACAGGCTAGATTTTACTTTGTGGGCTGGACATGGACTGACCTAAACAAAACATTGGTCCGGCCTCTCAACGGTCCTGATTTTGGTTCGTCTGATTTTTAACTGGTTCTAAAGCTTTGGAATGTGTGGGCCCATCATTCTCACTAATCTGGCCTAAGATTTCACGCCCAGGTTGGCCCATCTAAAGCCAGGCTGGGCATGCTGGCTTGTTTCCATCCCTGTAGGCTTAATATTAAACACTTTAGGGTTACccaccatccatggtggggtccacaataccatgggccccaaatatgcaAAATGGACGGATAAGAACACTATTCATATTTCTAACACATTAGGACCCCTTATTTTCTCTTGGGCTGGATTTCTCTATATCTGGACTATTCTTCTGGCCATCCATTATTTCACatgttgtggtccacccaagGTGTAAAATGCTTGTGCTTTGAGGTAGAAAATATTATGTGGCCCATTGAATGGAGAGCTCAAATTTCACTCCATTATTTTGGTTTTAGCATGATATGCTAGCTTGTAAGACCCCTACATGCCACGTGGCAGCATACACGGAGTTATTTCTTTAGTATATTGTGGCTTTTTGATTTAACGgtgtcattttaaaaaaaatatttaaattataaatGGTACCAAATACCTAATGGATACAACACCTTAAAGGGTACTCATATAATTTCCTATTTAAGGCCCAACATAGTATAGCCATGGGTGCAGTTGACCTAGATTGGGTATTTAACCCATCAAGACATAGCTAGAGACGGAAGATCTATGGAGCCCATCGTGACAtacgcccatccattttgataggtcaTTTTAAGAAACGAGCctaaaaaggaggtagatcaaaCGCTAGAGTAGACAACACTATAAGAAGCCCAGTGATAATGTCCTTtattgttaaaaccttcctagggcttactggatgtttatttgccatccaacctgttcataaagtcacataaagcacaaatgaagggaaaacataaatactgcatgatacaaaacttctttaGCCCCCAAGAGATTTTCAGCAAGCATTCGATCTACCTCTTTAgcccatggcttaaaatgatatgttaaaatagatggacaacatgtataaaacatatacgtcttggtgggcctcatggagccCCCGACAACAGCACTTAACTTGAATATTGGTGCAATACCTATTAGTGGGTTTCGACATAGACACATCCTAAGTCCATTACACCTAcatccatagcttaagtggtaCACTCGGTGAAAGACACCTCGTTTCAAccatgaggtcttggtatcaattccccagtgggggtgactaacagtgaagtgtgaactaacggtgggtgcactaacaagctaagagaaaaggaaaaataaaataaaataaaataaaaaaatcctacgTCCATTCAAGCATGTGGTCTTATCTTTTCAGTCTTATAAACTCATAAATTATGGTGTGATTAAGCTAGACACTACGGATTCGAGTGCTCATCCAGTGTCTGGTAGATACTTAGGTATAAACACTATGGTCATAAGTTCAAgttggtgtgtgtgggtgtgtataaaatttaaaaaaatcatacaatGACATGTCATGTGGACAAcccaaaaggggaaaaaaaaggaagaataaCAACAATGGAATTATTTCCATTTCACAAAAAACAAACTTATTTCTCCATTTCACGTAGCCACTACCAGCAATATACTAAAAGAAGAGGAATGCTACTTGTGCACTTCTTATCACACACTTGCTGTAAACACCTGGCACATACGTGCAAGATCCGGACCGTTGTCTGGCTATCCCCACCGTTTGGGTCATAGCCCATAAATAAGGTCAGTCGAATGATCCTAATGGATCCATCTGAAAATGGCCCAAAATGAGTTTTTATTCCTTTTTCTCACAAAAGAAGCcattaggatcatccgatcagcatgattttttgggccatggtccatTAATGGCCAGATTGCCGGATGAACGATCTGGATCGTGTACACGTAATCCAAGTGTCTCCTTGGGAGTAGGGTGTGTATCATGAGCTGTGTTCAACTAGCATTCCTCCCATGATAATATAACTACCTACGTCCAATGGCACAGATGTAAATTACTCCAATCTAATGTGGGGTTTGGAAAGGCTTGTAGGCCACCACATGTTTCGCCAGCCCTTGAATAGAACCTGCGGCAGCAGCAACGGACACGATCAAGCAAACCCCACTCAAGACCTTCAACCACGTCCACGTGGCAGAAAACCTTTTGATCCTGTGGTGGGCCAGGTACATTTCAGTTGGGAAATACACCGTTAACGGCCAGAACCCGCACGCTCCAAGCAGGGCTACAAAGTCGTTGAAGAAAGGGAATATCATCGCTATAACGGCCGTTAAGATCACGAATCCCGTTCGCCAAACAAGACGGAAGAAGTTAACGGAGACGCTGCGAAGTAAAGGAAAATTGACGGCGTGTTCAGCCGTCAGGAATCTGCTTTCGGGCCAACGATGGTGGGCCCTCATTTCGACGAATTGGAAAATGGGCTGGCAGAAAACCTACGGTCAGAGATTTTTGTGTCAGAGTACTTAAATTTGTAGGGTGGTGATCAAAAtcgatcattaggtgggccaaggTGGGCCCGGTTTTGAAAATAGCCCGCCTCATAATTCAGATCAattcactcatcatgtgggccaggaTCCTATGATGAAATTCAACGGTTTGAATGGGGcgtggctttggtggatcctggactgtggggccactatgttacttacatccatgccgtccattcgttttgacatatcattttagggaatgatccaaaaaatgaataagatctaaatctctgttggaccacaccataggaaacggtggttattgacaattaaaaacttattggatcaagatgatatttgtgtggtaccTTCATGCAGGTCTCTGTGACTGGATCAACAggatggatggtaaataaaaattccggtggcccccatgaagtttttaatggttggtattCAATCAtggctgtttcctgtggtgtggtccaactgagattttgatttgcttcaattttgtgcttgtggcttaaaatgagctttcaaaacggatggacggagtggatgtaaggcacatacatcacgtggtccacctgaactcAGCATGCGCGCACATAGACCCATCTATGTATGAGCACGAATATCTCGCAAGCGTGCCACTTTTGGCACCTGTGGGAGCAGTTCAACCGTTCAAATTCATGTTAGCGCGCGAATCGCTTCAGCTTTTCTCcttgagtggggtccaccatacctGGTATGCGCCGATTAGATGGATAGCTATGCACACGTTTGCCAAGTCCACGAGCCAGAAGGGTTCATAAAACCCGAACCCGGTTAGGAAATTGCCAGGAGCGTCGTTGCCGAAGGCTGCGTATCCCGCGCACCCACATAGCATGTAGAATATGGTTGTGGTGGTCACGCCGATGAAGGTAGCCTTCTTCATCACTTTATTCTCCGGGGGAGTAGATTTTAGAGTGTCCTGCAATCCACGTTTCACGTCAACAGTCATAGACCTTGAATCGGGTAGCAATGGGGATGGGCCGTACTATTTCTGGACCCGACCCATGAACTATGAACCACAGTCCAAGCTAAGCTAAACCCAGCCAAAGATGTAAGTAAGCGGGCCAACCTATGCTAAACAAGACCCGGGGTCATCGGGCCCACCCGTTTAGTTCGTAATCTGGGTCAGAGTCTACCCTAGGCCCGCCTGTTTTTGCATTGTAGCCGTTGTTATGAGCCCATCCAACAAAGATTGTGTGGGGCCCTCTCTATGAAGACGGCTTAAAATCCATCCGTACAACTATTTCGTTGGCTTATGTTAAGACGTCGACCCaaacaactcaagtgggccacatttttcTCCTCTCTCCTGGATCCATCAAGGtgcgtgggacccctgactgtggggcccaccttgatgtatgttactacatccactccatccatctatattgaaaagtcGTTATAGGgcatgatccagaaaatgaagtagatccaaatttcagatggaccatagtataggaaacagtagtaattgaccaataaaaacttcttgtgggccacaaagctttggatcaagatgatatttgtgtggtctcttcatataggtctttgtgaccttatcaacaggttggatggcaaataaacattccagtgggctcctacgaagtttttaatggtggagattcaatcatgactgtttaCCCACCTAAAAGATTTTgtgcatgcttcatttttggtatcatgccctaaatgagttttgaaaatggttggacggtgtggatttaaggaaaatataTTAATGTGAATCCCACAGTCAGTGTCCACCCACCTCGGttgatccggggtctcacctagtcCGCTTCCCTTTCGGTCTCCTCTGCTTTCCTCTCTCCACGAGAGCTACATACGTACCAATTCTCATGCATACAGGTACCCGACTCGCTTGGTGGTTCATCACTAGTGTGAAAAGTGGTCATGATTCTGGCCTCTTACATATGGTACACGTTTTGTGaaatcaaaaccgtccaaattgagGATCACATTGTAGATGGATCATTGCTGGAAAATCACACTCATTGGACAATTTTAACCATGCAATTGGCTACtaccaaatggacggttgaaatcacATTGAGTCGTCAAAAGTAAAATTATAAGTGTAATTTTTTacttatgctccatccacaactaGGTCAgcgatttggatggtccagattgcagTACAACTGTACAAGTATGCCTTGTCTATGGTTGTGAGTCACCacaaaattttaaatggtggtgaacctTCGTAGAGTCTCGCCCTGCATGCATATGCATATAATCTTAGAGGTGTATGGGAAGATCCTAGCCCTTTGATCAGTGGCCTACGAATGAATGGCAAGGAAGAGAAATACAAGAATGGTCCACTCTAAACGGAGAATCAGCCAATGATCGAAGGGTTATTATGATCTTACGTGGGACACTTCTGAGGCATTCACATTCACCGTGGCGTCCTTTGCATACAAACAATGGCCGTaccgacgcggatttcctgctaaatccTTTCACACGAGGTTCCTGCgatggaaacttaggtggggcccaccgtgatgtttatgataaatccatcccgtacatccattttgtgagctcatttaaggacatgagtccaaaaagAAGCTGGATCCAGTactaagtgggccgaaaacgtgagaattgaacgtccacagttgaaatattcagaAGTCCAATAGAAGCTTTCGGCCCACTTCAGTATTGGATCCAGattatttttggcctcatgtcctaaaatgagctcacaaaactgatggacgggacggatttatcacagacatcacggtgagcccaccTACTTCCCAGGAACTTCCTacggaaggctttcgcaggaatcCGCGCCCGTACCTTAGCAAGCTACACGTGGGTGCAGAGAACTTCGTGGAGTACAGAAGAGCCGACTCGCGTCTAACGGGGTACACCAGTCCCTTGTAACCCAAAGGTCTgtgcgcccaccatgatgtttgttttgtatccactccgttcaaCCGTTTCTTCGGATCATTTTACGACAGGATACCAGACATGAGGGAGATTGAAGACTCAAGTGACCCACAGCAATGAGGATCGAAagatcaccgttgaaaccttagtgGGGTTACAGGATTAATCAGGGTTGTATTCgtgttttccttcattttggtgggAATCAGCTTATGAACGGGCTGGATGGTATCGAAACTTCACGGTGgggccaagaaggtttcaacggtaactTTCCTCATgctcactgtttcctttggcgtgGCCCAATTGAGTATTGTATCTCTCTGGTTtttggatcatgtcttaaaatgagcttgaagaaacagatggacggagtggacataacacaaacatcgtggtggaccccacagagctttgggttACAGGGGACCGTGTAACCTCTGGTTAAAGGCAAGTCTCGTCCGGTGACAGATGGATGCATGCATGCGCCTTTTTGGCCGGAACCGTTCGAATGAAcggggattgcgtcctgcccccgcctaGACGGATTACTGTCCATCAGATCtgtggaggggcccaccgtgatgtatctattcatccacaccgtccatacacttTTTCGGATCATTTGAAGTATACATATGGAGTGAAGAAGaccaaaatctcaaatggaccacacaaaattGGGCACTTGGGTTACATTAATTCACCAgtcattaaatgcaagagtcatctttggtgtggtctaagtGAGCGTTTTATCTGCTTCACTCTTCGATCTTCTCTTAAAATAATcctagaaaagggatggacggcgtggataaacagatacatcatgttgggaccctccacagatctgctggacggtaatccgtccatgCGACCGTCGATGCatgggcaggacgcaatccgcgctcGGTTCGAATTGCGATAGGTTCCACGTGTGTGGCATGACcttatgtgccatccaacccatccatcaatcGCGCCCCCACGAGTTAGTCCCATACAcacgaaaaaaaaattaaaaacccagcctaatcaagaactcaggcgggccacaacAAAAGATCAACGGGTAGCAATGGGGAGGGAGTCGCCCACCACAGAAACTTGCAGATTATGTATGGATCTCAACTCGCTGTATATATGCAAAATTGCTCCCCACTCCCCATACTTGTTCACCCTGGCATGGTCCACCCAAGTAATGGATCTTACTGATTTTTGTTATGTACAATGAACATGAGGcggcacacctgatgaacggtttggattcaaagaacaaatcacgatgggccccatataAGCTACATCATATGGTAACTGACCTATCTGTTCGTCCCCAAAATTACTACGGTAAAAAATATTTTACTCAAAATACCCCAGAATCCCTTTATCCCAAGCTCCGTCGTGCCGACATGAAATTTATATCATATCCACCCCGTCTTCATATCCTAAAACTAGCTGTAGAAACAGACGAACGGAGTGGATATGgcacaaaaatcacggtggaccccacagagctttaAGTCGAGTCACTTCGGAAAAAgcgttttattaaaaaaaaaaagaagcaagagTAAAAAGACAGTGCCTGTATTTCGATGAGGACCGTAGAGAAAGCATAGGCGAACGCAATATCTCCAAGCGCTTGGAAAGTCCTCCACACCTTCTCAGTACCCGACACATCTACGCCTGCTGTCACGCCTGTTAGGCTCGTCCTCACGTGGCCTCCTCCTGCGGTTTACAGGCCACCCACCCATTCTCATCCAATGCATGCAAAGATAGGAATACCATGTACGTTTTCCATAATTTCTTACACATCGTGGTCACCCATCCGCCGTACACGTGGCATCATGTATAGAAATCTGGACCGGCTAAATT contains:
- the LOC131228739 gene encoding amino acid permease 6, whose translation is MALELQSNATIFRNMDAIESGNDSRKNFDDDGREKRTGTLLTASAHIITAVIGSGVLSLAWAIAQLGWIAGPIALMIFSTITWFMSTLLADCYRSPDPVTGKRNYTYMEVVRANLGGIKIQLCGIAQYGNLIGVTIGYTITASISMAAIQRSNCFHRNGHDAKCYASNNAFMMIFASIQIVLSQIPNFHEIWFLSIIAALMSFAYSSIGLGLSIAKVAGGGHVRTSLTGVTAGVDVSGTEKVWRTFQALGDIAFAYAFSTVLIEIQATLKSTPPENKVMKKATFIGVTTTTIFYMLCGCAGYAAFGNDAPGNFLTGFGFYEPFWLVDLANVCIAIHLIGAYQVFCQPIFQFVEMRAHHRWPESRFLTAEHAVNFPLLRSVSVNFFRLVWRTGFVILTAVIAMIFPFFNDFVALLGACGFWPLTVYFPTEMYLAHHRIKRFSATWTWLKVLSGVCLIVSVAAAAGSIQGLAKHVVAYKPFQTPH